In Bombus huntii isolate Logan2020A chromosome 11, iyBomHunt1.1, whole genome shotgun sequence, the sequence AGGCGACGAGTACACCTACGAGATCGTTGGTTCCCTCTTTAATCGCACAGAAGCTAATCATACTTTCCATATGCTTGAACACCCCGTTCATGAACATTTTCATGGAGACGGCGTCGTCGAACAAACCGACGGCCTTAAGCAGCGGTTCCGCTCGACAGAAATAGGCCTGAAACACGCGTGATTCTAATCTGATTCGCTCTAATCCGAAGCATTCGTCATATTCGTgcaatttctttgaaatatcGGTGTTTTAAGGTGCACAAGAGCAAAGgaaattatttccatttgGAATAACGAGCGTACGACATAGCATAGGGTGATCGGTACGATCGAGTAGACATTTGCTTCGAAATTTACGGATATCTTTTAAGCGTAATAAACTGTACTTCGGGCGGCGATGTACTAGTACAAAGTGGAGCGTTTGCATGAATCTGTTTAACCGAAGGTCGACGATCCGATAGCCCGCCGACAGTCTCTGCCACACCATAGACGCGTCCGCCGTGTACGGATCGTCCTTCTCCTGTAACTTTCTGATCGCCAGGATACGAAGATTCAGCGAAAAGAAATCGCTTTCCTTGATCGAGCTGCGCCTGCGAGACTCGATCGAATTGTCTCTCGCGCTTTGTCTCTTGGCAAACATATTACGATGAAACTGAAAGAAACTGTCCGAAGGATATCTCTGATAAAGGAATTTCAATTGGAAATTTTCAACCGTTTCGCACGCACGAATTTCACCTAACGCTGCTTTCAAACTTCCCGACGATTCTCGACTTTGAAGTTGTTCTCTTATCGAATCCTCGGCTCGACGCATTCGTTCGTAGACACATTCGGAATTTCTATATTAACGCGTTACGCgatcttcgtttcttttctctgCGAAATGCGAGTTTAAGTTAACCGTAGTACGCTCGTCGTGTACCGAATCTGCAGGATATCGGCTACCTATGGAAATGGACGTGATCGAGGAAAAAGACGAATTCGCGTTGGCAGTGGAGACTCGGATGAAAGCTCCTCTCGAATGGCACTCGTCGGCCGAATGTAGAATATCGGACTTGAGGGAGTCGCAGTACGACGAAGCTCTGCGTCTGATCAAAGTTTAGCTAAGAAACGAAATCACGCAGCGTACGAAGCCGTGCAGATTTGTCGCGCAACCTTTTTTACCACCTTCGTATCCGGTTGTAAGTGTCTGGTCTGAGAGGTTGTAGCGTCGTCCGATTTCCACAGCGCCACTTCTTTCGCGACGAGCCTATGTGCAAGGCGTCCTCGTTGCTCCGAGATGAAACGTCGGTGAACGGTTACCTGGAGCTCGTAAGAACGTGGATGAAGGACACGACAAGCCTGATCGCTACCAGTATGAAATCTGGGCGTGTGGTTGGAGCGGTTGTCGCGCGAATTAACAGCGACCCTGAGAAAACCGACACTTACCATCGTGTGCAGGTACGATCGCGATTTGCGCCGCGAAAGGCGAACGCGTTGGCGATAGCCTTCCAGCGAAGCTTCGACGGGGCAAAAACCTCGAGAACGAATCCACTTACTTAACGCGTTTTTAACGAGTGCCACGCCGCGATCGACGACGAAACGTAACGCGGTAGCTGCGGAAATTGTGGAAagagcgaaagaaattttgCAAAACTCGAAACTTCCTGCCAAAGATTCCACGcgatttttttctatattgcAAGAAGAAATTTTAGTCTAAGGATTCTAACGGGGATGCGTTTCTATCGCGTAGATCCTGCAAGGAGAGAGTCTGCGCAAGATCATGCATCTGCTGAATACGTTGATCAAGCAAACGAACGCGCACAAAACGTTCGGTCAGCAGGAGTATTACTGCGTATACGTTCTCTGTGTACATCCGTCTTATCGAGAAAAAGGCGTGGAGATCGCGTTGCTGAACGCTTGCGTGCAAGTTGCGGTGTCTTTGAGAATACGGGCGATCGGTGGCCTTTTCACGTGCGGTGCCAGTCAAGCATGGGCGCGCAGCGTGGGCTTCCAACTTCTTTCCGAGATTCGTTACAGTTTATGGATTCTCGACGATCGAATCGTCTTCGACGATCCAGGAAGGGGAAATTACTCGGCCGCTATGATGGGCAAGTTGATAGAGCCGGAAGAAGAATCGGAGGATTCGAAAGAAGGCGAGGTATCGTCCGTCGATACAACGTCGAAACAAAGAAACTCGCTTGGTTGCAAGTAGAATTGTTATCGTACTTGCTGGAGCAAAATTCTAACGTAAAAGTAGACTCGTGTACGTATAAACGATTAAGAGTGGACGTTCATTCGCAAAAGAAAATCGTTGTTTCAATGGAAAAATGTAAAGGAGATTATTTCGTTTGTATTTCGTAGCCATGTTTTCTTCCTAATTTTCTGGTCAAATTTAGTTTCCATTTCGACCGTCatctatggggaacagcatataattccaacatagaaattcttcgacgattccaatcgaaaactccaagatccttaatagatgcaccttgatatgttaccaacgaatacatcgcgacctcaagatacccacgatcaaagaagaaatatccaaattcgGTAATAGATGTAACGTAAGAGTTAACAATCGTCACAACTCACTGGTTACTCAATTTTTTGACACGTCGAATCAGATCCGCGGGCTAAAAAGACATTACCCTTTAGATTTAAGCACTAGATTCTACTAGAATCGAATAACgataaacatttattaaacACGACATAGTACCacgctagaaaaatttacttataattctcaatgagaattgatctTAAAATtcatccaaataaaaaaaaaaaataatttcgatgATCACGACTGTAATCTCGTGAACCAGGACGCGGTGTTCGGCTATTGACCAAATACGGGATTCGCGTTCTCGAAATAGGAAACCTACATTACCAACGATCAATGTTCATTTTCATTAAACGACTATGAACAAGGATTCTGAGATGGCGGTACCAGCGAACCCAGCTGCACCGACACCATTTTCCGGGAATTTCCCGGGAGTGTCTTTTGGACACCCTTTCTCCCTTTATCCCCTCCCTTACGTTAGTTTCGAATTCAGTATGCGAGGGATCGAGAGTTCACCCCACGTGAAGGGTAGCTTTGTGGAATGGAGTTTCACCCTATAGGATGGGGAAACCATAATGCCGCCCAGGCAAAGCCGCGCCATTTTGTAAATCAAAGGACCAAAGGGACACGAGGAAAATTCTCGGCTTTCCAGAATATTTTCCACCATATCTTTCGTAACGTTCGATTAATTCTATTCGTAATCAAAATTTACGAGAGCGGCGAAACTGTGTTTAACGCCGATTCCAAGTCCAAACTACGATCGTCGCGCCTGCGTCGCCAGTCAGTCATTTTCTACGTTTGCAAATCATCCTTACAAATCGTAATATTTCGTTTAACGATACGTCACCCTGTTTGGCAGGATCTTTAGCCGAGGCGTACGATAAAACTTTGGTCAATAGATTTCCATCGGTTAGGAAGAAATTCAAAGTTTCATCGTCGTCTTCTCTCTCGTTTTTCGCGCTCCTCgcttatattattttacaactTTTCGCGCATTGCTTTACGATCGTATCTGTTCGAATTTTGACTCAACCATCGACGTATTCAACGTCTCTCGGTCTTCCATGAAACGAAACACCAGTGGATACGAAATTTGTGGTACTTTCGAAATATATGCGTTGGTTGTTACAGATCGTCGCCTTAGCCTGTTTCTAgtattaaagaaaaagaaaattgccACCTTTTTTTAAGGAATTACGAGTAGAAATGGAAAGAATATGATTTTTAGCGAAATCACGAAATAAACGATCCGGTTTCTGACGAAATACTTATCTTCCTATTTTCAGACACGCTTATCTAACTATTCTTCGCtattatacgaatattttGTAGCAGGTCGCTTACGTAATACGAAGATTCGATTTACTATTATCACCCACTTTTACAGTGTTTTCTTATCGGTAACGTTATAATCTTGCTTTATCTCGAACGAAATTCTAACTGGATCTATCGAGCAAAATTGTCGATGAATCTTTCCTTCGTTGCAGACTAGTCGCgcaaaaatttataatacgataaACGAGTTTAACGCATAGCAACGTAAATATAATATGGTTAGAAACCTAAAGgacaatttacaaaaataagaTCGACAAATAGCAGCTAGAAGTAaactttatataattaaaattgtatatcGTCGTAGGAAAAATTGCATCGATCGAATGGCATCGGTTTTCTCGTGCGTATACGACGTAAAATTAAATACGCGCCATGAAACCTgatatatatcgatatatttgTCAAGTATTCGTGCGAAACGTGCAATTGCGAATTTCGTTGTTCGTATTTCCACGTCCCATTCAGTGGCGCCATCTGCAGTTCGCGAAGTTTGCGAATCGCGCTTTCCTTACCGCCATTTTCTTTTGCCACGCGATTAATCTCTTTCGAATTTTTCCCACTAAATTACCAACAAATATCAGGAAATGTTTTTCCCACCAGACGGCGCGCCTGTCGGATATCCGATTTAATTTTTTCCCATGAATTTAATCGTGAGAAAATTTACGGCGTTCGCGGTATCGTAGAAAAGCAATTACGCGAGAACAAAGACGAAACGAACGACGTACGAATAATTGTCGGGCGTTCTACTCGATTTAGTAAAACATTCCAGAGAGAATGCGACACTTAGGCTCGAGGAAAGATCTTCGACTGCGATTCGGATCGACAACGAAGGTTAACTAAGGGCTCATAGCGTTCGGTTATTAAGACTCGTTCGAATAACATTCTAACGACTGTTCGCTGAAAATTCTTTCGGTCGCGCGATCGTCGTAAAAGCAAAGATTCCATGTGGTAAAATCTTTGAAAAAACGTATACCGTTTGTTTATTAGTCGGTTACAGTTGGCTCaaaatacgaaatttcatTGTTATCGTACGGTGCCcgaaatttcaataaattcgcTATACacgttttttttatttattttttattcattaaaatttacaatcaattctcgcattgagaattttcagtaacaCGTTCGAAGGGTATTTGTAGGATACGCCGCAAATGGCAAAATCGAAAAACgtcgattttttttattgctaAATGTTCTATCGTACATACTGATGATAATATCGTGGAATAATACTAAAATGCCACTTCCCTTTATAAATAGTTATTAACAATGCCAGGAAATGGTAACATCGCCTTTATAGAAAAAAAGTGTAGGTTCCAATAAACGTTGGTTGATTGTTTCTTGGCTTGTATCTATGTCGTCTGTCTAAACGAACGAAAGATGCAGTTTTCTTCGTAACGAgagacctaaacgctagattcaattagtcatttaaattaagtaatatttacttatttataatacttacaaattatacttatctataataagtattaatttattataagtaattagccatgtcactgccccacgccagaaaaaattactgaaaattctcaatgcgagaatcgattgtaaattttaataaaaaaaaaaaaaaaacgagagCAGCGACACAGGATTTTCTATAAACGCGCTTTACTTTTTCACGAGTTTCGACCGTACTGACGCGCacagccaaaaaattctaccaaatgtccaaattggacaaattgtgaatgtaaacaactaaataaaaaaaaaaaaatactgaCGCATAAGGTTCCTTTTCCTCTTGAAAGGCTGGTTTCTTTGTACTTACAGATTTTTCTACGGGCATTTCTCATATTCTTAAAATCTTACAGTTATTCCTACGTATTATTTTGGAAAAACTAGAAGAGAAACGTGTGTGTAAAAATGGTGTTGATATCGTTCGCAGAAGGAATCgaagataataattttatttatcgacaCGAAAACGCTTCGGTTCGCACGTCCAGACACGAAAAACGGTGGTTGCGCCAAAATAATTGCAATGTTTTAACATGGCCAGGTCGTTTGCCAGATTCcatggaaaataaataaaaaagtttgtCATTTGCAggcaatgaaattaaattagcGAATTATCGAACGCGGTAAACGAAACGTGGACGTCTATCGATAGGAAACCTTGACAAAAAAATTTGttggaaaatttgatttcGTCAAAGGCAAATAGCATTTTTCACGTAAATCGAAAAAATGACAGCCACTCGAGCTATCGATATGAAAACAGCGAAGAAATTGTCGTTGATCTGTATTTTATTCGGCTTTATTTcagattttatagaaaattgtcACTGGAAGGGAGCAATCGTAAGATTTTATCGAAAGATATGGATGGCTTCGTGGAAATTTCGCCGATTGTACGTACGATACGATAGAAAGTTtctaataattgaaaattgtcGTACGACAACCAAGCGTTTCTCTGTTCGCTTTCGTGCAAGATACAATCTACGATAAACTGTGAAACTTCCTGTAATTCTTtgcttctttaaaaaaaatatcgctACTTTTCTGTTgaaataatactattattactactattattattattattattatcatcaccacctaatgacaaaatcggCAATCACTCGGTTGCCAACCCACAATATCTaacgttttattaaatacaaaatttatgtAGAACAAAATGACAATTTTACACGTAACATAATAACTCGAAGTATTGACGAACAGCGCTCTATTCTCTTGCATATCTcgaagagaaataaatttgttttattgcaCATTCGTTCGTTCGACACATACGCGATGCGCTCGTCTCATGGCGTTTTCCTTTTGTCTTCCTCTCTTTCACTCCTCGCTCCTGCAATACAGACGTACGCGCGTCTATTTTCCAACATTTTCAAACAGATAGGCTATGGAATTTTCGATATTCGATTCCAATGAAACGTGTTAGGCGTAAAAAAATTCCTCTAGCTTTCGTCCATTTGCACTTTCGATGGCAATTTACAGGAAGAAGCTACAAGGAGAGACGAGAAACATTAAAAGGATGTTACATCAAACGAACACGCACTTCCTCCTTTTCCACTGTGTACGTTCTCGTCAGATTTCACGTCGCGtaatttccttcttctctcctTTTCGCAGGTGAAAACTGTCAGGCTCGCTTCTATCGATAGAAGGGTCGTTCTTTCGCTTTTAAGTCTAACCCACAACGTCTACGTTTTCGTCCTTACTCCGGGATCGGTCTTTCTTTAGCGCTTTGAAGAAGCAAACGCGTAAAAATTGGTCCGAACCTATAGAGGTAACTGGAGGCGTTGCCACTGGCAACCGATTGTACAAGACACGTAAGAAAATTGTAGAAGACCCTCTTGATCCCTTTTCGGCGAAACTTTGCTGGAATTTTTGCCGATCGTATCACTTATTTTTCGACAAGCTCGTTAGGAGAAATCGTTGAAGAAAAAACAACCTATCGAACCTTGATTCGCCGAACGTCGTTCGTAAATCGTTCTCGTAATTTCATTGTGAGAATCGTCAAGGTTCCGAGCAATTACAATTAATGTTTTCGGACAACATCGGTTCGAAGGAAAATTCTCTGAACGTAGAATTTCGCGCGAAATATCGACGAAAGAGCATCTGCCGCGTGAAACTGcgtaatttttctttccagGCGAGACACACTTTTCTTCAACGCGATAAATCTTCCAATCCAAATGGAAATTAACTTATAACGATATCGTAACAAGTAGCGTCTAAATACTCGAAAATGCCAGCCCTacgtgtaatttattttacttgtTAAATATTTACGTGATACCGCGCAAGAAGGTTCAGAGCTGGGAGCCTTTTGCGACTAAACGTTACGTTTCCTTCTCATTGAGAAGAAATTAAGCGACTGAAATGTTGTTTCTATCGTAAATGATAAATCGGCACGTCCTAAACGTCGTAAGAACGTTAGTATCGCCGATATTACGATGTTCTGTAGAATATTCCATAGATGCAATACGATATTCCGTTGACGATCATTACAATGGAAACGCGATGTAGATAATATTAGATATCGGTGGATCTGTACCTATTTTTTCTTCGTAAAATGAAAACCTGTTACCGTGTCAGAAGACGTCTCAcagaaatatgtaaatttggTAAAAAAATACACGGAATACGAGTGGAAAAGTTTTCTGCAAGAACTAGACGAAGAAGGTCACGAACTgcaatggaaataaaatcCATTGTTCGAGGCCGCTTTTGAGAGACATGAGCCACGATTTCCGGGAGCGAGAAGGAGGGGGGGCCAACGACCCTTCGCATTGGGTCGAGAAAATATAAGCGAGGTCGATATTGAGAACACGAGGAACGTGAAAAGAGGGGAACGTCCCCCGAAAAGCCCTAATGCGTTCCATGAGTTTTCCAGGAGgcacgacgccatggaaatcgagAACGTCGATACGTCCAAGTATTCGAATAAACGTTGCATCGAACGTTTCGTATTTTCACATCGTTTCTTACTGCAAATTCCTGTACGTTTAAAAGCGTGCGTACGCCTCTTCGTATTTAGTCGATCAAACGTTTGCTTCGAACGAAATCGCCTAATCGTCTGACTTAAATAAACGGATGAAACAACGTTACGGCGATCTGCTAGAAAATCGTATCGATATATCATTTTCGAAGGACACGTGCGGTCCTAATTAATCGTTATTCCGATGTTCTCACGGGGACAGCATCGGCCGAGCATCGTCgcttttcaatatttttttttctcacgGGACCACGTATACGGGCAAGTTGGACGAAACAAGCTTCTCTATTGGTAcggtgaaataaattttctcatCGATGGCGAATCAAAGCTCCCTCGGAGCAGTGACCCAAATCCGAAAGGGGGTAACGACCCCGAGAGAGCCGGCAATCGCCCCCTGGTCGAATCCGTTTGTTCCCCGTTCCTTCTCtatttctctcctttttttctctctattttttcttttttctttctttttttttttttttttttttgttttcgatTGCAAATGGCGACCGCTCTTTGAATGTCGActgtctctctctccctctctctccctccctctctctcagtctctctctctctctctctctctctctctttctcgcttcGTGCGCGTCTATGCGCGCGGCCAGTGGAAACCGGGCCGCTGTCCTTGCGAAGCCGTGTACCAACCTCGACCGGTGAACGAAGCACGTGCAACCTTCTCTGTTCCATACTCCGCCGTGCTTTTTACCTGCGATATGTGTGTCTAAGTGTGTATCCAGGGCCGTACGCTAATTATACGAAGGGACTGCAACGTCCTCCCTCTGCTTCCCTCAAAAATACACACGTGCGTGCTCGCGAGCCACGCGTTTCGAGAGTTGGCAGTGCGGATGCCTCTGTGCGTTACTTAACGGGAGGATAGCCGTCGAAATCGATTTTCCCTGCGTACACGTACGTATGCCTCTACCGAAATACGAAAATGATCGCGAAAGCCTCGTAGCTGGACGAAGAGAATTTTCCAAGTTGCCCGACGCCGTATCATACGCGTTGTCGCGTCTTCGATCGTTGAACGATTTCGCGAAGATTCGTCGATGATGGAAGGAAAAAATTGACTGGTGGTTCGCGTCTCGTGGAAAATCGAGCGAGCATGCGTCGATACGCTCCTGGATGGAGCGGAAAGATGCGTGTATTGGAGCGTTTCCATCGTATGAATGGTGGTATACACGTGCAAGTACCTAATGCCTATGAAACGAGAGAAGATCTCGTTAGCCATTCAGCTTTGCTTCACACGTCCATTCAACCCCCTTACCGATACGACGAGTAAAAAAATTCTTCGTCGCCTATGAAGGCTACTTCCGGGTGGAAACTAACATGTCGAACCATTTCGAGCGATGAACAACACTTAGGCCGTTTCTACGTACTGTCTGCTCGGTAAATCAAGCTAGGTaataaatatcgaacgaaagtacgatgttttatttttagtttcaAACGTCCCGCACTTTCAAGTAGAACCTCCCTATATTTTTCGACCTTTTTATTTCGTGCCGGAAGAGAAACTCGATTCGAAGTTTCAGAAACCATCGAACACGCTGTTCCGCTGTAACGTGGTATTAAAAATAACTTAGATTCCATTTACTCTTAACCCAGCACGACGAGGCTCGGAAAAACAACGAAACGCGCTGATATCTTTCGATACAAGGAAATGCCAGTTGCAATTATATCCATCTATGTTGTAAGATCGTTCGAACGACAAAAGGATCGGAGAAGTGGAAGATTTACTTCAAAATCGTTCCACCGTTGTACGTGGCGAATGTAAAATTGTACGTTGTCAACAGTTTGATGTGGGTGAAGGGATGGCACTGTAGCTTTGTACGCAGAAACGGACGTTCCAGGTACGGGAGGTTTTCAGGTCAGATTTCCCGGCAGAAAGCAAACTTTGGTCAGAAAATTCCTCGCTTGCCTGCCGAAGGTTTAAAAATTCTGTACCAGGCTAACGTATATCTACGACGCCACCCTAGAGTGCTGTTAGGTCGACGCACAAGCGTCTATACACGCCCAATGAGCCCTGAACATGCCGGCTTCTAGGAATCCATAGGCGTAGGATTAGCTCGCCTAGCTAAGGTCTGCCGCTCTGTAAGAATTATCGTGAAAAACTGCTGTTCGAGTAAATAATTCTCGTTCCTGCCATTTGCAAATCGTCAAACTACTCGATGACCAATCGTCGCCCTGCGAAATATCCTTGGTCGGTACCTGCTATTCGTTAGAAATTGGaattttctcttatttcaCAGAGAATTGGAAAATAGAATGTTCCACGAGGTAAGTGGTGAAAGGCAAAATGGTAGAAAATTTTTGAGCGATGTAAAATTCGGGGAGGACACGAGCTTGTGCGtttttttaattgaacgataaatacTAATTACATTTTGacgttatttgttaaaattgtttcgcgtattttatatttacgttAGATCACTTTTCTTTGCACTCGATAAGAAACGGCGGTTAGAAAATACCGTTAGGGATATACGTCGTTGgagataatattttaaaacgcGTTGCTTTTATCGAGCATTGTCGTttctgatatattttattgctaACGTGTGGAAGTTGTACGAAAAACGTTGAGAAAGTTTTCGTGACGCGAATCGACGCGATATCGGCGACAAATTTCCTTCTCACGTTGAAAGCACAGAAAACGTATAAGGTGGTAATTTTGTGAAACAAGtcgtaaataataatttctataaagTTTTATCGACTATGATaatatttgcatttttatCGTAGTCAACGGTATATCGGAATGCGTTAAAAAATtgcgatagaaaaattaaaaatgctGGAATGCTAGATAAAACTTTGCCGCTGAACGACTGATATCGCgaaacatttattaattttccctAGTTGTATAATATTCATCGAGCGGCAAAGGCTTTGATAAATCCATAAATTAATAccaattaatacaaatattctcCAATAAACACTGGTTCGTCGGAGATCGTGTCTCGATTCACTGAAATTGAAGCTTTATAAAATTTTCCGAGTCTCGACTGCCAATAACAATTACATACAATTTCCTATCTCGTCTCAGCGGCAAACGAGTAAAAACGAAAATAACGAAAGAACGGAAAGATCTTAGCTCTGTTATCTTTTCCCAACGGAAAATTACCGTCTGTTCGCAGTTAGTCCATCTTTCGTTCGGGAAACAAGCGTTCGCCCAATTTGTAAAAACAAAGTGTGGCCATATTTTCTGAACGGTCTTACAAATTTCCATCGATCACGATTATCGAACCGATTATACAACCGATATAGAGGATTAAATAAAAAGCGTGGGAATCTGACGGCTAAGATAGTCTCGCGCAAGATGCTCGCAAACAGGAGATGGCGAAAGCTGGCTGTGCGAGATGCGCGCTACCGGAAGCGGATTATCATTTTCCGCGTTGAATTTTCGTGGAGCAAAAAGAAAGGGGGAGAAATTGTAAGAGCGCTGAGGGAGCGGTGCGGCGGAGGGGAGAACACTTTTTTCCCCCAGCGCTGCGAAGGGAAAGAAGGGAGAAAGGACACATAAATAAAAGCATCCCTCCAGCGGAGGTCTCGCGCCACAGGGTGGCCAAGAGGGTCACGTTTGCCGCGCTTTTTCGACACGGGCCACATCGCGAAATCTAATTGGTCAATCGGGAAACAGCCATCTTTTGAATGGGCGTAGCCGCTCGTTAATACAGGGTGACTCACCCCTGCCTGCAGGAAGGCCTATGCCTCCCGTCCACTAACCTTCTCCCTTAACTTCCCGCTTCCCTCTCCGAGCCGCGACCCTACGTTTACCCTTTTCTTTCGCTCTGCACGatcttccttctcttctcAACCCTCGTGCGTTTTCCTTCTCGCCCCTATTTACCTTCTCCTCCCTGTCACGTACTTTCTCTTTATCTTTCTCCTTCCATCCCGCTGACTCTCAGCTCCCGCCATCATTCCCCTTCGCGCTGTGTCCTTCTCCATTCGCAATCAGCTTTCCCCTCTATCTATCCGCTTCCGTCTACTAGCTATGCCTTCGTCCCTTTCTATTTTTACGCCCGATATCTCGACGCCCCTTCGACGCTTTCCCAGTTCACCCTCCTGAAAGTTTTACGGTGCTAGCAGCCCTTACCACGTCTAACCATCGACGCGACCCTGATCGGCCGCAAGGGCCTTCAAGGCAGATGATACCCGGAACAACTTTCCTTTTCCAGGTTTACGGCGTGCACGACGACGAGAAGACGAGATACGTCCCAGGCTATTTCCAGGACCGGCGTGTTCCCGACGCGGCCTCGACCACGCACGCTCCAACGAGCCAGGCTGCTGCCTCCAGAAAAGACAACTTTTACTTTCACCGTTATCCCAGCCTTTGTTTCTCCAGGATCTTAAACTGCACCGATCTATCTTCTTAttcttattcttcttttcctcAGATTAAAGAGGACAACTTCTTCTCTACAAGTTTGTCGCTTAAACAATGGCAAATACGACCTAAGGAACAACTAACGCcctttttgaaatatttatgtttcACAGCATGTTTGGAATATCGAAGAAACGCTAATACGCGGTAGGCTATGAATCAAACGTACGATCgttcgaaataaattattcgagAGGCGGAACTTCGATCGAAATTCTTTTTCACTTCCGCGTCGTGACTGGACGagagaaatttttcttttctatctcGTATTCCTTTTAATCGTGATATGCACGATactgaatttaattttaacaaGATCAGCGAATGTAACACAACGTCGAGCACGTCGTGCATCTCTCGATACTGCGTTTTCAGTTACGACGCACGTGGAAAAAGCCGTGGAATACGATAGTTTTGGAGCTCTTGGCCTCCGTTCAATTACGATTATTCCTGTACATTTTCACACGGATATAATGGCTggcaaatatttttccacgctACGATCGTCCGATTTTTCCAATCAAAATTACGCTATCGCGTCTCGTCGTTGAAACTCTCGGTTTCGTAGAAACAAATTTCCAACTAACAActtcttctttgtttttttaaatgtacGACATTTCGTAACAAAAGGTAAACGGAATTGTGACGAGTAAAAGACGACGTTAAGCAGAACGAAGAAACCTGAATTTCCTTTCGCGTATCTCTTCAATTTTGGTGGATATTC encodes:
- the LOC126870930 gene encoding uncharacterized protein LOC126870930, with product MEMDVIEEKDEFALAVETRMKAPLEWHSSAECRISDLRESQYDEALRLIKRHFFRDEPMCKASSLLRDETSVNGYLELVRTWMKDTTSLIATSMKSGRVVGAVVARINSDPEKTDTYHRVQILQGESLRKIMHLLNTLIKQTNAHKTFGQQEYYCVYVLCVHPSYREKGVEIALLNACVQVAVSLRIRAIGGLFTCGASQAWARSVGFQLLSEIRYSLWILDDRIVFDDPGRGNYSAAMMGKLIEPEEESEDSKEGEVSSVDTTSKQRNSLGCK